The Stigmatella aurantiaca genome includes the window TCGAGAGCGTCCGCCCTGAGTTGGATGGCGGCCGATTTGCCGTCAAACGCGTCGAGGGGGACACACTTGCCGTCGAGGCAGATGTCTTCAAAGAGGGGCACGACGTCCTTGTCGCCGTCGTCCGCTGGCGCCAAACCCACCCCACCTCGCAGGAGACGCCCTGGCACGAAGTGCCCATGCGCTCGCGGGGCAATGATTTGTGGACCGCGGAATTCCCGCTCGCGCGCAACGGCCGCTACCAGTACACCGTGGAGGCCTGGCCGGACCTGGTCGCCACCTGGGCCTCCGAGCTCAAGCGCAAGGTGGACGCCGGGCGCGACGTGCGCAGCGAGCTGCTGGAGGGCGCGGCGTTCTTGGAGGCCGCCGCCAACCGGGCCCAGGCCGCGGGCTTCGCCGAGGACCACCGGCTGCTCACCGAGTCCTCCCGCAAGCTGAAGCAGCCCCCCTCGCCGGACCACATCGCGGTGGCGCTGGCGCCGGAGCTCGCCGTGGCCGCGGCCCGCCACGCGGACCGCTCCCTGGCCACACGGTATGACCGGGTGCTGGAGGTGTTCGCAGACCGGGAGCGGGCGCGCACGGGCGCCTGGTACGAGTTCTTCCCGCGCTCGGCCCTGCGCGATGGCCGCACGCACGGCACCTTCAAGGACGCCGAGGCGTGGCTGCCGTACATCCAGTCCCTGGGCTTCGACACCGTCTACCTGCCACCCATCCACCCCATCGGCCGCACGGCCCGCAAGGGCAAGAACAACAGCCTGAAGGCGGAGCCCGGGGACGTGGGCAGCCCGTGGGCCATTGGCGCCGCGGAGGGCGGCCACAAGGCGGTGCACCCGGAGCTGGGCACGCTGGAGGACTTCCGCCACTTCCTCAAGGCCGCCGAGGCGCACGGCATCGAGGTGGCGCTGGACATCGCCTTCCAGTGCTCGCCGGACCACCCCTACGTGAAGGAACACCCCGAGTGGTTCCTCCACCGGCCCGACGGCACCATCAAGACGGCGGAGAACCCGCCCAAGCGCTACGAGGACATCGTCAACTTCGACTGGATGGGCCCCGCCCGGGAGACGCTCTGGGCGGAGCTGGCCTCGGTGGTGCTGCACTGGGTGGAGCAGGGCGTGCGCGTGTTCCGCGTGGACAACCCGCACACCAAGCCGCTCCAGTTCTGGGCCTGGCTCATCCGCAAGGTGCAGGACGTGCACCCGGGCACCGTCTTCCTGTCCGAGGCCTTCACCCGCCCCAAGGTCATGAAGGCCCTGGCCAAGGTGGGCTTCAGCCAGTCCTACACGTACTTCACCTGGCGCAACTTCAAGCCGGAGATGGAGGAGTACCTGGAGGAGATCACCTCGCCGCCCGTGTCCGAGTACTTCCGCGGCAACCTCTGGCCCAACACGCCGGACATCCTCCCGGAGATGCTCCAGCGCAGCGGCCCCGGCGGCTTCCGCCTGCGCGTGGCGCTGGCGGCCACGCTCTCCTCCTCGTACGGCATGTACTGCGGCTACGAGC containing:
- a CDS encoding alpha-1,4-glucan--maltose-1-phosphate maltosyltransferase; its protein translation is MNSRIGSVVIESVRPELDGGRFAVKRVEGDTLAVEADVFKEGHDVLVAVVRWRQTHPTSQETPWHEVPMRSRGNDLWTAEFPLARNGRYQYTVEAWPDLVATWASELKRKVDAGRDVRSELLEGAAFLEAAANRAQAAGFAEDHRLLTESSRKLKQPPSPDHIAVALAPELAVAAARHADRSLATRYDRVLEVFADRERARTGAWYEFFPRSALRDGRTHGTFKDAEAWLPYIQSLGFDTVYLPPIHPIGRTARKGKNNSLKAEPGDVGSPWAIGAAEGGHKAVHPELGTLEDFRHFLKAAEAHGIEVALDIAFQCSPDHPYVKEHPEWFLHRPDGTIKTAENPPKRYEDIVNFDWMGPARETLWAELASVVLHWVEQGVRVFRVDNPHTKPLQFWAWLIRKVQDVHPGTVFLSEAFTRPKVMKALAKVGFSQSYTYFTWRNFKPEMEEYLEEITSPPVSEYFRGNLWPNTPDILPEMLQRSGPGGFRLRVALAATLSSSYGMYCGYELCEGRGLHGKEEYLDSEKYQLVAWDLDRPGNIREWISKINQARKQHRALQLYGNLKFHEADNEHVLFYSKVTPDGASQVLVAVSMDPHSPQDAVLHVPLERLGIQPDETYQVHELLTGERRLWQGPFAQVTLTPEQPAAIWAVYRFRRSEQAFDYYE